Within Lolium rigidum isolate FL_2022 chromosome 5, APGP_CSIRO_Lrig_0.1, whole genome shotgun sequence, the genomic segment GAGCGGACATCGCCACCGCGTCTGTTTCTTCCGCGGCGTGCAACGGCGACCTCACACCTGCACCGCCTCAGCCAGAGACTAAGGGGCTGGTTGAGGTGAAGGAGGATGGTGGAGGAGCGGACATCGCCACCGCGTCTGTTTCGTCCGCGGCGTGCAACGGCGACCTCACACCTGCACCGTCTCAGCCAGATACTAAGGGGCaggtggaggagaaggagggTGGAGAACAGGACATCGCCACTGCGGCCGTTTCTTCCCCGGTGTGCAACGGCAGCCTCCCGCAAGCCCTGCCTCTGCCGGAAACAGAGggggtggaggagaggaaggaggGTGGAGAGGAACAATTGCCGGACAGTGGCAATGTGCAGTCATCTAATGGCCTTTCAGAGAGCATGGCGATCGAGGTTATGCCGCTGGCGTTTGCTGCTCCGCATAATTTTACTGTTGCTGCTGTCAATGGTTTTGTCGACCATGGCGGGCATGGGGCCGAGTCCCCTCTGATGGAGGGCAAGGGAGGCCTGGGGAGTGATCAACTGGTTATGGAGGAGGATCTGACTGGCAATGGGGGTGGTGGTGTGATGGAAAGCAGAGTTGATTCTGGTGAATTGGGGAGGGAGGACCATGGGCATGATGCAGTCAGAAAGAAGAGGTGGTTAATGTCTGTTGTGAATCCACCTCCCAAGAGGAGAGCCGTCTCGGCTATACGCAAATTTCCCCCTGGCTGTGGGAGGTCTGCTGTTACGGCAACTGGCGGCAGAGATGACAAAGTGCTTGTATCGGATGCCACACCTATCAGTTTTGCCACCGGGGCTGCCTCCGTAGCAGATGCCTTGCACACGGCTCCAGCTTCAGGTCTTGGTGCTTCTCCTGTGTTATTAAAGCAAGATGCTTCTAATAATGAGGCGAAACGCAAAAGAGCAGGGGTGGCAGTTGCAGAAACTAACAAGGCACACGGTAAGAACCAGGAATCTCATGTTGTCGATGGTGTTGTTTCTAGTGATTTTGTAGGCAGGCAGCCTGATAGCGGCTGTCCACAGAATGCTGTTACAAAAGCTTCACCAAGGCATGGTTTCGGTGAAAATGTGAATGGGAAGAGGCCATTGCATGAAGGGAAGCATGTAGCACTAGTAGCTATGGATCGTGAGGTGAGACGCAAAGTCGAAGGAAGTTTGCAGGAAGGTACAACTAAGAGTCATGGGAGAGGTCTTGTTGATGCAAAGACATATGTCAAGCGGCCAAAGAGTAGTGTCACAATGAGAGACACATTGCCAGATGATATAGAGGTCTCTAGGGATAGCATGCCAAGAAACAACAATTCGGACACTCGGAGAGGCAATGAGCGCTCCAATAGTGACATGAAGCAAGGCATTGCTAAGTTGAAGAGTAATGCCATAGGCAAGGGCTGTTTGAATAGGAAATCTAAGGAGTCTAGGTGTGGAAATCATGATGCGGCCGATCAAATTGAAGAACATGACGATCTGAACTTCGTTGCCGATAAGGTAATTGTACAAGCATTGATGGCCCCGGACAAATGCCCATGGACAAAAGGAAGGAAGTCTATTGGTAGTGCTTCTAGTTCTCTTCCTCCTAGGAGCAAGTCTCTTCCTCGTAGGAACAATAAGAAAAaggatgatactccaagaaaagaaTTGCCCCCCAAACCGACCCCTTCTATAGAGACCGTTAACAACACAATCGAGGACCAAGAACATTCTTGCTCCGAAGATGacgatgcctctatggcattagttGTTGATGAAAGAAAGAAAGAGTTTTGTGTCACCCTCCCTCCTTGTGCTCCTTTTGGGGACCAAAGCGTTGATGCCCGAAGCAAAGCCAAGAAGTTGCTTAAGTTGTTCCAATTGATATGTCGGAAGCTCATGCAAGCCGAGGAACAAGGTACACGTAAGGTTGGAAGAATTGACATTGAGGCCGTCAACGCTATCAAGAAGAACTATGAAGGATATACTAAGCCCGGGCC encodes:
- the LOC124652315 gene encoding uncharacterized protein LOC124652315 produces the protein MVGVEPPPAPARTPIGARLAARGVRPRKVSAKRSWPPGCGRFAPAPPAPEAGGGEKGAAGGVIDGGVEEAAGHAGVSSAPCNSDLPPVPPQPETEGLVEEKKDGGGADIATASVSSAACNGDLTPAPPQPETKGLVEVKEDGGGADIATASVSSAACNGDLTPAPSQPDTKGQVEEKEGGEQDIATAAVSSPVCNGSLPQALPLPETEGVEERKEGGEEQLPDSGNVQSSNGLSESMAIEVMPLAFAAPHNFTVAAVNGFVDHGGHGAESPLMEGKGGLGSDQLVMEEDLTGNGGGGVMESRVDSGELGREDHGHDAVRKKRWLMSVVNPPPKRRAVSAIRKFPPGCGRSAVTATGGRDDKVLVSDATPISFATGAASVADALHTAPASGLGASPVLLKQDASNNEAKRKRAGVAVAETNKAHGKNQESHVVDGVVSSDFVGRQPDSGCPQNAVTKASPRHGFGENVNGKRPLHEGKHVALVAMDREVRRKVEGSLQEGTTKSHGRGLVDAKTYVKRPKSSVTMRDTLPDDIEVSRDSMPRNNNSDTRRGNERSNSDMKQGIAKLKSNAIGKGCLNRKSKESRCGNHDAADQIEEHDDLNFVADKVIVQALMAPDKCPWTKGRKSIGSASSSLPPRSKSLPRRNNKKKDDTPRKELPPKPTPSIETVNNTIEDQEHSCSEDDDASMALVVDERKKEFCVTLPPCAPFGDQSVDARSKAKKLLKLFQLICRKLMQAEEQGTRKVGRIDIEAVNAIKKNYEGYTKPGPIVGNVPGVDVGDEFHFRVELSIVGLHRPYQGGIDTAKVNGIPVAISIVASGGYPDELSSSDELIYTGSGGKASGKKEAEDQELKRGNLALKNCIEAKTPVRVTHGFKGQSKGEAGNSKSKQVSTYTYDGLYMVVDCWQEGEKGSMVFKYKLKRIPGQPELALHIVRETRKSKVRAGLCCPDISQGKERIPICVINTIDDMQPAPFKYTTKVIYPPSYAKETPKGCECTNGCSDSSGCACAVKNGGEIPFNFNGAIVHAKPLIYECGPSCRCPPTCHNRVSQHGVKIPLEIFKTGETGWGVRSLSSISSGSFICEYGGQLLQDTEAEKTENDEYLFDIGHNYDDEELWKGLPSMIPGLESSTPETMEEAVGFTIDAAKCGNVGRFINHSCTPNLYAQNVLWDHDDKRMPHIMFFAAENIPPMQELTYHYNYTIGQVRDKNGEEKIKECLCGSSECCHRLY